The following are from one region of the Thermodesulfovibrionales bacterium genome:
- a CDS encoding metal ABC transporter permease encodes MFDVLNYGFVQRAIISGALLAVFSGIISVFVVLRRISFLGSGIAHAAFGGVAIGFILGINPLLSAILYSLLVSYGIEFVSSEGRLAEDTSIGIFFTASMALGIVLIGISGKYNVDLFGYLFGSILAITESEALTGSIIILILLGLTALILKELYLITFNEELAFVSGIKVRAIKALFLLSMAVAIVLGIKLVGIILISALLVIPGATAHLLTKRFLRMITLSCIVSLISVIGGIFLSFYFNIPTGGTISLLLALFFFGAFIFSRRI; translated from the coding sequence ATGTTTGATGTACTGAACTATGGATTTGTCCAGAGGGCAATCATAAGCGGTGCCTTACTTGCCGTATTCTCAGGCATAATCTCTGTCTTTGTTGTCTTAAGAAGGATATCCTTCCTCGGTTCAGGCATAGCACATGCTGCCTTTGGTGGCGTGGCAATTGGCTTTATACTGGGAATAAATCCCTTATTAAGTGCGATCCTTTACAGTCTCTTAGTCTCCTATGGAATAGAATTTGTCAGCTCAGAGGGAAGACTGGCAGAGGATACATCAATAGGCATATTCTTTACAGCATCAATGGCACTTGGAATTGTTCTTATAGGCATATCAGGAAAATATAATGTTGACCTATTCGGCTACCTCTTTGGAAGCATACTTGCAATCACAGAATCAGAGGCACTAACAGGTTCAATTATAATACTCATCCTGCTCGGTCTTACCGCCCTAATATTAAAAGAACTTTATCTGATCACCTTCAATGAAGAACTTGCCTTTGTAAGCGGTATAAAGGTACGGGCTATAAAGGCACTCTTTCTCCTAAGCATGGCTGTGGCTATTGTACTGGGTATAAAACTTGTTGGAATTATACTTATATCTGCTCTGTTGGTAATACCGGGTGCTACAGCCCATCTCCTCACAAAAAGATTTCTCAGGATGATAACATTATCCTGTATTGTTTCCCTTATATCAGTAATAGGCGGAATATTTCTGTCTTTTTACTTTAATATACCTACAGGAGGTACGATAAGCCTTCTTCTTGCATTATTTTTCTTTGGAGCCTTTATATTCTCAAGAAGAATATAG
- a CDS encoding metal ABC transporter ATP-binding protein: MNAVEIKGLYYSIGSKDILKDIDLVLEEGRFLGIVGPNGGGKTTLLKIILGILKPSSGTVKVEGGTPLEAIKRGLFGYLPQALKIDLNFPARAIDVVLTGLYGKIGYIRFPSKEHREKALEVLRVMGMEGLAFETFGNLSAGQQQRVLAARALVAGPKILILDEPSTGIDVVGQEDFYHLLKGLQRKLNITIIMVSHDIGALSGYVDEVACLNRILHYHGSPVNALSDEVLSKLYGRSVDIMLHSEACERCERLKRGYV; encoded by the coding sequence ATGAATGCCGTTGAGATAAAAGGTCTTTATTACAGTATCGGAAGTAAGGATATACTTAAGGACATAGACCTTGTTCTTGAAGAAGGAAGATTCCTCGGTATAGTTGGACCAAATGGAGGTGGAAAGACTACACTTCTTAAGATAATCCTCGGAATATTAAAACCATCGTCGGGTACAGTGAAGGTAGAGGGAGGCACTCCTTTAGAGGCAATAAAAAGAGGTTTATTCGGTTATCTTCCTCAGGCATTGAAGATTGACCTGAATTTTCCGGCAAGGGCAATAGATGTTGTGCTGACAGGACTTTATGGAAAGATAGGTTATATAAGGTTTCCTTCAAAGGAGCACAGAGAAAAAGCTCTCGAGGTATTAAGGGTTATGGGAATGGAAGGTTTAGCCTTTGAGACCTTCGGTAATCTATCAGCAGGGCAGCAACAGAGGGTCCTTGCAGCCAGGGCGCTTGTGGCAGGTCCCAAGATACTTATACTTGATGAACCAAGCACAGGTATAGATGTAGTCGGTCAGGAAGACTTCTATCATCTCCTTAAAGGACTCCAGAGAAAGTTAAATATTACAATAATAATGGTTTCCCACGACATTGGCGCCCTTTCAGGTTATGTGGATGAAGTTGCCTGTCTTAACAGAATACTCCATTATCATGGAAGTCCTGTGAATGCCCTTTCAGATGAAGTGCTATCAAAGCTCTACGGACGCTCGGTAGATATAATGCTTCATTCAGAGGCCTGTGAAAGATGTGAAAGGCTGAAGAGGGGCTATGTTTGA
- a CDS encoding metal ABC transporter substrate-binding protein, whose amino-acid sequence MKNIFGRLILTLFLFIPINLGAEELNILVSIYPLEDITKNIGRQRVTVRTLIPAGANPHAFEPAPSEIRELTKTRLFIKIGAGLEFWAERFVRSAKKDIRILDLSKNIPLLEAVEEGHGHSHEGDPHYWLDPVLVKSMVDSITATLISLDPGWRDFYIENATEYKKRLDDLHKEIKKRISQLPKKEFVALHPAWNYFSKRYGLNPIYIIEGAGRELRPGNIKRIIDFMREKKTKAIFGEPQFSTHLVEALARESGAMILMLDPIGGRDIPGRDSYINLMLYNLSMFEKALR is encoded by the coding sequence ATGAAGAATATCTTTGGACGCCTCATTTTAACCCTGTTCTTATTTATACCTATTAATCTCGGAGCTGAAGAATTAAATATCCTTGTTTCTATCTATCCTCTCGAGGATATAACAAAAAATATAGGTAGACAGAGGGTAACGGTCAGAACACTAATCCCTGCAGGTGCCAATCCCCATGCCTTTGAACCTGCACCATCAGAGATAAGAGAATTAACAAAGACAAGGCTTTTCATAAAGATAGGAGCTGGACTAGAGTTCTGGGCAGAGAGGTTTGTAAGATCTGCAAAAAAAGATATAAGGATCCTTGACCTTTCAAAAAATATACCTCTTCTTGAGGCAGTGGAGGAAGGTCACGGCCATTCCCATGAAGGTGATCCTCATTACTGGCTTGACCCTGTACTTGTAAAATCAATGGTGGACAGTATTACAGCCACTCTAATAAGCCTTGACCCTGGATGGAGGGATTTTTATATTGAAAATGCTACCGAGTACAAAAAGAGGCTTGATGACCTTCATAAAGAGATTAAAAAAAGGATATCTCAACTCCCAAAAAAAGAATTCGTTGCCCTCCACCCTGCCTGGAATTATTTTTCTAAAAGATATGGCCTTAACCCAATCTACATAATAGAGGGAGCCGGCAGGGAATTGAGGCCTGGAAATATAAAAAGGATTATTGATTTTATGAGAGAGAAAAAGACAAAGGCAATCTTCGGTGAACCCCAGTTTAGTACCCATCTAGTAGAGGCTCTTGCTCGGGAGTCAGGTGCTATGATTTTGATGCTTGATCCTATCGGTGGAAGGGATATTCCAGGAAGAGACAGTTATATAAACCTTATGCTTTATAATCTCTCAATGTTTGAAAAGGCTCTAAGATGA
- a CDS encoding MFS transporter, with product MPFLRLPPAVNSRDFRLYMAGQMVSLTGTWMQSVAQNWLVWSLTNSSIYLGIVAGASSLPMLLFTIPGGIIADRFSKRKILMATQILSIIPALLLGIFIDLRIITVFHIAIFAFLLGSINALDVPTRQSFLIEMVGRESLTSAIALNSAIFNGARLIGPVIAGVIISFFSISTCFYLNAISYIPIILALNMMKSEQRNDSSELWHRKKEGRTLLPEIKEAMDFLRSDPTVFHTLLLVMAFSLFGIPYIILLPVIATEVFSSSAGIYGIMMGAQGAGSLAAALSIALRQEVSNKRMHIGFFTVIFSIVLFFFALSKELFLSLLLLFLAGFCIISLLATANSLIQHRTPDNLRGRIMSIYTLVFLGMAPAGNLLVGSLASVAGAATGLKILSLLTMVGGLVFTVTERYNRD from the coding sequence ATGCCCTTTCTCAGGCTTCCTCCTGCTGTAAATTCAAGGGATTTTAGACTCTACATGGCTGGACAGATGGTGTCTCTCACCGGCACATGGATGCAGTCTGTTGCCCAGAACTGGCTTGTCTGGAGCCTGACAAACTCGTCTATTTATCTAGGAATTGTGGCTGGTGCCTCTTCACTCCCTATGCTCCTCTTTACGATTCCTGGCGGTATTATTGCTGACAGATTCTCAAAAAGGAAAATCCTGATGGCTACACAGATTCTTTCCATAATACCTGCACTATTACTGGGTATATTTATTGATCTTAGGATAATAACAGTTTTCCATATAGCCATCTTTGCCTTTTTGCTTGGTTCAATAAATGCCCTTGATGTGCCCACAAGACAATCCTTTTTAATAGAGATGGTTGGCAGAGAATCCCTAACAAGTGCTATAGCCCTAAATTCAGCAATTTTTAATGGAGCAAGGCTGATTGGCCCTGTGATAGCCGGAGTGATTATATCCTTCTTCAGCATCTCAACATGTTTTTATTTAAATGCTATAAGCTATATACCTATAATTCTTGCCCTTAACATGATGAAAAGTGAACAAAGGAATGATTCTTCAGAACTCTGGCATAGAAAAAAAGAAGGCAGAACGCTCCTTCCCGAGATAAAAGAGGCCATGGACTTCTTGAGGTCTGATCCTACAGTGTTTCACACACTCCTTCTTGTAATGGCCTTCAGCCTCTTTGGAATTCCTTATATAATCCTGCTTCCAGTAATTGCCACTGAGGTTTTCAGTTCATCTGCAGGAATATATGGCATCATGATGGGTGCCCAGGGAGCAGGCTCCCTCGCAGCAGCCCTATCTATTGCCCTGAGACAGGAAGTTAGTAATAAAAGGATGCACATCGGATTTTTTACTGTCATCTTTTCAATAGTTCTTTTTTTCTTTGCGCTCTCAAAAGAACTTTTTCTTAGCTTATTGCTCCTCTTCCTTGCTGGATTCTGTATTATAAGCCTCCTTGCTACGGCAAACAGTCTCATACAGCACAGGACACCTGACAATCTGAGGGGAAGGATCATGAGTATTTATACACTTGTATTCCTTGGAATGGCTCCAGCTGGAAATCTGCTTGTAGGTTCTCTTGCCTCTGTTGCAGGTGCGGCTACAGGCTTAAAAATTCTTTCTCTTTTAACAATGGTTGGAGGGCTGGTATTCACTGTAACCGAGAGGTATAACCGGGATTGA
- the tsaB gene encoding tRNA (adenosine(37)-N6)-threonylcarbamoyltransferase complex dimerization subunit type 1 TsaB, translated as MRILAIETSTVLGGIAIVDDKVLISEIRLNVSVEHSERLLPEIAHLIKASGLSIEDIDAFAISTGPGSFTGLRVGMATAKGLSFASGKPLIAVSTLEAMAWNLPYTHYPVCTVLDARRNQVFMALFKWKEENFITLKEPSVIERNRLPDIVREIVNSERVILIGNGCDFYKERKEFLIPQGHHILPSPANVAFLGLRIAREGRFSDPLTLTPLYLRKSQAEERGTSSL; from the coding sequence ATGAGAATCCTTGCCATAGAGACCTCAACAGTACTTGGCGGCATTGCCATTGTTGATGATAAGGTACTTATCTCTGAGATAAGACTGAATGTATCTGTTGAACATTCAGAGAGGCTCCTGCCAGAGATAGCTCACCTTATAAAGGCCTCGGGCCTCTCAATAGAGGATATTGATGCCTTTGCCATCTCTACCGGTCCTGGCTCATTTACAGGCCTGAGAGTGGGTATGGCAACTGCGAAAGGACTTTCCTTTGCCAGCGGGAAACCCCTGATCGCAGTCTCCACACTTGAGGCAATGGCATGGAACTTACCCTATACTCACTATCCTGTCTGCACCGTGCTTGATGCAAGAAGGAATCAAGTATTCATGGCTCTTTTTAAATGGAAAGAAGAAAATTTTATAACACTTAAAGAACCATCTGTTATAGAAAGGAACAGACTTCCGGATATTGTAAGGGAGATAGTTAACAGCGAAAGAGTTATACTCATAGGAAACGGTTGTGATTTTTATAAAGAAAGAAAAGAATTCCTTATTCCTCAAGGACATCATATCCTTCCATCTCCTGCAAATGTGGCTTTTCTTGGACTGAGGATTGCAAGAGAAGGGAGGTTCTCCGATCCTCTTACGCTCACACCTCTTTATCTAAGAAAGTCTCAGGCAGAAGAGAGAGGAACTTCATCATTATGA
- the rimI gene encoding ribosomal protein S18-alanine N-acetyltransferase, with protein sequence MRSFKIRLMAPQDVPEATEIERSCFSTPWSELAFYKEIYNPRSLCLVAETEEGLAGYICMSRILEECHILNLAVHPLKRRQGIGSALIKEALNSEFVSSCRYIYLEVRASNMEARRLYEKFGFKVVGIRRAYYINPVEDALIMMLER encoded by the coding sequence ATGAGATCTTTTAAGATAAGGCTCATGGCCCCTCAAGATGTTCCAGAGGCTACGGAGATTGAGAGAAGCTGCTTTTCCACACCATGGTCTGAGCTTGCATTTTATAAAGAAATATATAATCCAAGGTCTCTATGTCTTGTTGCTGAGACAGAGGAAGGACTTGCCGGTTATATATGCATGAGCAGGATACTTGAGGAATGTCATATACTGAACCTTGCTGTCCATCCGCTTAAAAGAAGACAGGGAATTGGAAGTGCACTTATAAAAGAAGCACTAAATTCAGAGTTTGTCTCTTCATGTAGATACATCTATCTTGAGGTAAGGGCATCAAACATGGAAGCACGTAGACTTTATGAAAAATTTGGTTTCAAAGTGGTTGGAATAAGAAGGGCATATTATATAAATCCAGTTGAAGATGCCTTAATAATGATGCTTGAAAGATAA